ACTTGGCACTTATTATCAGCTTTTTCGTCTGATTGGATGCTTTGTAAATTGTACTATAATAGGTATGTGTTTTATGTTACATTTCGAGATGTCGCCGCGGGCGCCGCGCTCCCGCGGGGAACTTTTAAATTAGGGTGAGTTCCTTTGGCAGGCTCGAGCCTGCCAAAACTCACTAACCCAAATTCAAAAGTGCACGAACTACACCGCTGAAAAGGAGCGGCTCCTAATCGCTTATTTTTTCTATAGTTTTTCCATTTTCGTTTGATCAGTCCTTGGTGATTATGAGCTTCTTCCGGTGTCATCAAATCGAGACTCCAATGCCTTCTTTTATGGTTATAAATATCAATTGCCCAAGTGGCTTTTTTCTTTGCATCTGCAACCGTTAAAAAACTTGCTTCAAGGTAAAACTCTTGTTTCAAAATACCATTTACTCGTTCTGCAACGGCATTTTGATAGGGGTCATAACTTTCCGTCATACTCACTTGTATTTCATTCTTTCTCAACATTTTGATATATGCGTTGCAGCAATACTGAACACCACGATCGGAATGATGGATCAACGGTTGCGCCTTGTCTGGTCGCTGTTTGAGTGCCATCTTTAAGGCCTTAATGCTATCAGCCGCAGCAAGACTGTCAGAAAGTTGCCAACCGACAATCTTTCTCGAATACAGATCAGTCACCAGGTGTAAGTAGGCGTGTCTCTGGCGCCCCAAAATACTGATATAGGTAATGTCTGCTACCCAAATTTCATTTGGTCTTGTGGGCTGAATGTTACCAATCAAGTAGGGATGCTTCTTGAATTTATGCTTTGAATTGGTGGTTTTTATGTAGCTTTTTTTCTTCTTAATCAAGCCGTTATGCTCTTTCAAAAACGAGAACAACCGATCACGCCCCAAATAGATACCTTCAGCTTCAAGCGTATCATTGATTTCGATGTGTAGTTTGCGGCCACCCATATTTGGCTGATCTTTGCGCGCTTCTTTAATTACCTTGAGGATAAACTCTTCTTTACCAACCCAATCCGCCAATTTCACTTCATGCTGCTGCCAGGCTTGTCGACTCTTACCAAAAATACTTGTGAGCCTTAAAAGCCCAACAGAAGGGTGGTTATGTTTTAACTTTTCGACCGTTTCGTACCAACTTTTTTTTAAGATTCATCCCATATCGCTGCTCACCGATATCCACCAAAATTTCCATAGCCTCAGCCTTCAACTGAGCATCTTCCTTTTCACGTTGCAACTGCATCACCAATGCTTTCAATGCATTGGGGTCATTAGGTAAATCCGATTTTTTCATCTTAGGTCGTGTCTTGTATTTTGTTTGTATTAATTGTTGATACCACCAGCACCAGCGCTTCAGGGTGCGTTCACAGATTTGATAATCTTCCAAAATTTTTTTCTTACTCGCAAGCCCGACGTAATATTTTTGTACAGCTGTCCGTTTTTCTTTTGCGCTAATTTTAAGTTCCTTAATTTGCATTTTCCTTATTTTTTAATTCTCAACCATTTATGAAATAGTTGCCAACTGTATTCAGGACGATGCAACAGTTTATATAATTTACCTTATGTTAAATAAAAAGGGTCAAAAAATAAATGCTATTGGTTTAGAGTAAAAATCGGACGGGTATTATATCACCATGACCCGCCCTCAGGTATTTTTACTCATCGCTGTAGCATTTTCTTAGCTTATAAAGCGTATTCCACCAAATTCATTTCCAGCTCACTTTCTTCGATAAGATCTTCTGCTTCCATAAGCATTTCTTCATCATCGGGATCTGGATAAAACCAATTGACCGTCAAGGCGGCACCATTATCACTCAGTTCTTTTAAGTTGATGAACAAATCCAATAACGCACGAGATGAAGCGGTATTGAAATAAGTCAGTTTAATGTCCAGGGTAAATTCGCCTTTGGTTACTTCAAAGTAGTTGGCGATCCACTTGTAAATATCCTCATAAAACTGGTATGGTTCTTCAAGGTAAGACTCTCCCTGAATGGCTCCTTTTTTTGTGTTTCCTGATAGGTTCACATTAGGGACGAAAAACTTATCCCTGCTTCCTTCGACTATATAATCTTCCATGATAGTAGTTATTTTTCAAGTTGTATAAA
This genomic stretch from Persicobacter psychrovividus harbors:
- a CDS encoding DUF1987 domain-containing protein gives rise to the protein MEDYIVEGSRDKFFVPNVNLSGNTKKGAIQGESYLEEPYQFYEDIYKWIANYFEVTKGEFTLDIKLTYFNTASSRALLDLFINLKELSDNGAALTVNWFYPDPDDEEMLMEAEDLIEESELEMNLVEYAL
- a CDS encoding IS3 family transposase; translation: MLKKSWYETVEKLKHNHPSVGLLRLTSIFGKSRQAWQQHEVKLADWVGKEEFILKVIKEARKDQPNMGGRKLHIEINDTLEAEGIYLGRDRLFSFLKEHNGLIKKKKSYIKTTNSKHKFKKHPYLIGNIQPTRPNEIWVADITYISILGRQRHAYLHLVTDLYSRKIVGWQLSDSLAAADSIKALKMALKQRPDKAQPLIHHSDRGVQYCCNAYIKMLRKNEIQVSMTESYDPYQNAVAERVNGILKQEFYLEASFLTVADAKKKATWAIDIYNHKRRHWSLDLMTPEEAHNHQGLIKRKWKNYRKNKRLGAAPFQRCSSCTFEFGLVSFGRLEPAKGTHPNLKVPRGSAAPAATSRNVT